GGCCCTGGTGAACGGTTACGAATCGAAGACCGTCTACAAAATAAAATATTCGAAAGGTTTACCAAAGGGAGCGGCAAACACGAAGGTCTTGGCATCGGTTTAGCAATGGTCAAAACTTTAGTTGAATTGAACCAAGGTGAAATTGCTTTAGAGAGTCAAAAAGGTGTTGGAACAAAAGTTACCGTCACTTTACCCATTGACGATATTGAATACGTAAATTCACATGCTGAAAAATTGTCACCAGCAAACGCTAAGTCGAATAAAAAATCAATATTAATTGTTGATGATAGCAGAGAGTTTCGCTCTTATTTGTTTGATATG
This portion of the Saccharospirillaceae bacterium genome encodes:
- a CDS encoding ATP-binding protein translates to MFERFTKGSGKHEGLGIGLAMVKTLVELNQGEIALESQKGVGTKVTVTLPIDDIEYVNSHAEKLSPANAKSNKKSILIVDDSREFRSYLFDM